The Pyxidicoccus sp. MSG2 DNA segment CAGGGCTGACACTTCACTCCCAATCCGCCTGACTGGCTGCCGGGCCGCCACTCGCGGCCGGGCCTGTTGCGCACCGGGCACCTCATCCCCAGTCTCCGCCATCGCCCGACGACAACGGGTGCATCGCGATGAGGAGGTAGGGCGTGAGGCGGTGGTGGGGTGCGGTGCTGGGCGTGTGTGTATGGGCGGGTTGTTCGGCGGAGCACGGTGGAGGAGCGGTGGAGGCACCCGCGGGTGAAGTGGCGCCTGCCCCCGAGGCGCCTCCCTCGGAAGCGGGAGACCCGGTGGTGGAGCAGGAGCCTCCCGTCGGTGAGCCTGGGGACGCCGGTGTGCCGGATGAGCCCACACCGCCTGAGGCATGCTCGGGCCCGGACGGCACGGCGCGGCTGGCGTGGAGCCACGACGCCGCGTGGGACCAGAGCGTGGACTTCCGCGGGACGATGGACGCGGACGGCCGGACGTACTGGACGGAGTGCGACAGCGCGTACTGGTCGGACAAGGACCCGAGCCAGCTCCAGTGCCACCTCGTCTCCGCCACGCGCGAGGGCGCCATCCGCTTCCGGCTCCTGCTGCCCCGGAACGGGCTCACCGCCGTGCACGCGGTGGACGCGGAGAAGCTCTACCTGACGTCCGCGAGCACCACCCTCTCCGCGCAGTCCCTCGAGGATGGCCGCGAGCTGTGGAGCGCCGACCTCGCGAAGCTGCGCACCGAGGACCCGCAGGAAGCCCGGTCGTTCCTCATCGACTCGGTGTCGCTCGGCTCGCCGTACGTGCTCGCGGTGGTCCGGAATACTTTCGGGGATGAGGACGGGAAGACGCTGCTCGTGGCGCTGCGCGCGGACACGGGCGCGGTGGCGTGGACGGTGCTGACACCCGCGGTGCGCACGCCCGTGGTGCTGGACGCGGAGGGCAACGTCTACGGCGGCTCCTTCGATGCCGCAGCCGGGGAGACGACGCTCTTCTCGTACACGCGGGAAGGCCGGCCGCGCTGGCAGGTGCGCCGCGTGGGTGAGCTCCAGCCCTCCTCGGTGGAGGGCGGCAGGCTCGTGCTGGGCCGCGCCGAGGTGGCGGATGCAGCCACGGGAGCGACCGTTGCCACACTGGCCACCACGACGATGGTTGACGGCTATTTCTCGCTCGGCCAATCCAGCTCCGCGTACGGGCGCGTGGCATTCCAGGCCGGGGGCTCGCTCTTCCTCCCGGCCCCGCCGTGCACCGGCGCGGGCTGCCCGACGGAGCTTCATCCCGGCCGGACGTTCCTCTACGGACTGAGCCCGGAGGACGGCTCGCCGCGCTGGCACCGGGCCGTGGGGGCCTGGCCCATGTCGCCGCTGCTCACGCAGCGGGACTCGCTGCTCCTCATCGACCGGCCGGCGGCGGAGGGCTGCGAGGAGAGCAACAGCTGCGTGGGCGATGACTCCTCCAGCGACTCGTTCCTGCGCGAGCTGGCCGTGGACGATGGGCGGGAACTGGCCGCGTGCGCGCTGCCGGGCAGGGCGCCCTACATCACCCCGCCCGCGCTGCACGAAGGGCGCGTGGTGCTGGGCGCGTGGACCAACTGGCTCGCGAGCAACGACTGGACGCGACGCATGAGCATCCGCGCCTTCGACTTGTCCGTGTCCACCGGTCCCGCCACCACGGGCTGGGTGAGTGCGGGCGGCGGCAACTCCCGCTCGGGACAGGCGACGCCACGCCCCTGAGCGTGTGACAGCGTCGGGCTCCCGCTCCGCATGCAGCAAGGGCGCGGCACCACGGCATCGAGCGCGTGGCACCCGCCAGCCCTTCGGTAGGCCCCGGGCCTCGACTACGCTCGCGGGCCATGCGCACGGAAGAGGCGGATGCGGGCATGCGCTTCACTGTTTCAGCGGGCGGGCTCAGCGCGCTGCTGGCATACGCGCGGGGGCTCGGCATCGAGACACAGGGCATGCTCGCGAGCGCGGGGCTGGAGGAGGCCTCGCTCTCCGGTCCCGAGGCCCGCGTTCCCCAGGCCGCCTACAACCGGGTCTGGGACCTCGTCGTGGAGGCGTCGGGCGACGAGGACTTCGGCCTGCACTTCGCCGAGCGACTGGACCTGGACGCCTTCCACGTCATCGGCCACCTCGCCGCCAAGAGCGCCACGGTGCGCGAGGCCCTCTCCCGCATCGTCGCGTACTCACGCATCCTGCATGACGCGGGACGCGTGGAACTGGAGGCCCACGGCGGCCTCAGGTTCCTGTATCCGGGCTGTCGGGGCCTGCCGCACACCTGGCCGCGCCACATCGCCGAGTTCTCCACCGCCTCCGCCGTGGTGCTCCTGCGCCGCATCACCGGCCAGCGAGGCTGGACGCCCACCGAGGTGCGCTTCCGTCACGCGGAGCCCCGACGGCAGTCCGAGCACCGGCGTCTGCTCGGTGTCAGCCCGCGCTTCGGCCAGCCGGAGACGTTGCTGGCCTTCCCGCCGGACTTTCTCGACACACCCATCGTCACGCGTGAGCCGGGCGTGGGCAGCTACCTGGAGGCGTACGCGCGAGACGTGCTGTCGCGCCTGCCCTCCACCGAGGAAGACCTGCCCGCCCGCGTGCGGCACGCCATTGCCCAGCGACTGGGCAACGGTGCGCCTCCGCCCGATGTGGAGGACGTGGCCTCCCAGCTCGCGCTCGGCGCGCGGACGCTGCAGCGACGGCTGCGCGAGCAGGCCACCACCTACGCGGCGCTGGTGGGTGAGGTGCAACGCGCGTACGCCGAGCGCTACCTGGCGGACGCCGGCATGACGGTGGCGGAGGTGGCCTTCCTCACCGGCTTCGCGGACGTGGCCAGCTTCCACCGTGCCTTCCGACGGTGGACGGGGACGACGCCTGCCGCCTTCCGGGCCGCGCTCACCCCGCGCTGATTCGAGACACGGGAAGACACGGCCCCCTTCCGAACGGCGGCCACGTGGAAGGAACGTTCCTTCCAGCCGCGCCGGCCGCCGGGAGGTGGGCGTCACGTCCGTTCCATGCAGGTCCCCTGCGTACTGAGGAATCGCGCTGGCCCGCGCTGTCGCGACCGGCCACGTGGAAGGAACGTTCCTTCCAGCCGTGCCGGCCGCCGGAAGGGGACGTCACGTCCATTCCCCGCAGGCCCCCCTGCGCAGTGAAGGAGCCGCGCTGTCGCGACCGGCCACGTGGAAGGAACGTTCCTTCCAGCCATGCCGGCCGCCGGGAGAGGGGCGTCTCGTCCGTTCCATGCAGGCCCCCCTGCGCCCTGAAGGAGCCGCGCTGTCGCGCACGAGCAAGGGATTGTCGCGACCGGCCACTGTGGCGGAGGCCTCCCCTCCGTAGCCTGGGTTCCAGGTGATTCGTTCCGCGCACGGCGCGGCGGGGAGGCAACCATGAACACGGCACGGGTGGCTGCACTGTTGGGAGCGCTGGGAGTCGCGGGCATGGCCCGAGCAGAAGAGCCGCCCGGCACCACGGACCACGAGGTGCTACTCCACGGCTGGCGCTCGCCCTCCATCGGAGTGGAGTACCGACGGGGCTTCCTCGGTGTCCATGCGGGGCTGTACCCCACCGTCATCTCGCACGACGCACGCGGCGGCACGGAGACCACGTGGTTCGCGAAGGCGGGGCTCACGGGCTACTTCCTCCCGCTGCGCCTCACGTCCGAGCGCGCCTCCACACTCTTCGTCTCCATTGCATATCTGCGCGGGCTGAACCGCGGCTGGGACGATGCGCTCTTCCTGGAGACGGGCTTCCGCTGGGCGGTGTGGAAGGGCCTGGACCTGCGCCTGGGCGCGGGCCCGCTGCTCGCCCCAGGCCAGTCACCCCGCGTCAACCCGACTCCCGGCGTGAGCTGGAGCTTTCCGCTGCCCGGGTGAGCGGGCCATTCGCTTCGAGGAGAGACGACACATGCGTGCTGAACGTTTCGTGGGCTGGGTGATGCTGCTGTTCCCGCTGGCGGTGAACGTGCCCTTCGGGCTGCTCGCCACGCGCTTCGACTACCCGGACGTGCTGCGCCAGCCCGCGGCGCACGTCCTCACGCGGTTCGCCGAGGGCGGTACTTCCCTGGTGTGGACCTGGTACGCGTACGCGCTGCTGGTGGTGCCGTACCTCGCCGCGGTGGCGCTACTGCCCCGCGTGCTGAAGGCAGAAGACACAGCACGCCCGCTGCTCCGTGTGGCGACGGTGCTCGGGGTGCTGTCGTGCGCGGTGCAGCTGCTCGGACTCCTGCGCTGGACGTTCGTGGTGCCGGCCCTCGCGTCCGCGTACGTGGCCCCGGGCACGGACGAGGCCATGCGGCGTGCGCTGGAGGTGGCCTTCACGCTGCAACACCAGCTCTTCGGGGTGATGCTGGGCGAGCACGTGGGCCAGCTCTTCCTCGCAGGCTGGACGGCCGGGACGTGCGTGGCGTGGGTGCGCGAGGGACGGGGCCGGTGGGTGGCGGGCCTGGGAGTCGCCTCCGCGCTCCTGTTCATCGTGGGACTGGTGGATGGGCTGGCCACGGTGCTGCCGCTGTCACCCGGCCCGCTGGCCCAGGCACCGGTGGTGGCCTTCGGGCTGTGGTGCCTGTGGTCACTGACCATGGGCGTCCAGCTCCTGCGAAGCGGACCAGACGCACGCACCACACGGACGCGCCCCGCGCCGGGCCCATCGGCCCACGCCGCTCACGCTCGCTAGCACACGCGGGCACGCGGCCTGACGCGCCCCGCACCGGGCCCACCAGCGACCCACGTCGGCGAGGCCCGAGAGCACGGCGCGAGCACGCGGAAGACGCACTGCTCAGAGCTGATAGCGCCCGACGATGGCGCTCAGCTCGCTGGACGCGGTGGACAGCTGGATGGCGGCCTGCTCGCTGTCGGCCATGCGCTCGACAATCTGGTCCGCCAGGTCCGCCATCGAGCTGAGCGCGGCGAACAGCTCCGCGATGCCGGCGTCCTGCTGACTGACGGCGTCGGCGATGCTGCGCACCGTCTGTCCGTTGGTCTGGATGATGGTGGCCAGCGAGCGCAGGCTCTCGCCCGCGGCTCGCACCTGCTCCAGGCCGCCCTCCACCTCGCGCGCGCCCCCTTCACTGGTGCGCACGGCGTCGGAGATGGCCCGGCCGATGTCGCCCAGGATGGCCTGCACCCGCGTGGTGGCACCCGCGGACTGGTCCGCCAGCGAGCGCATCTCCCGCGCCACCACCGCGAACGAGCGACCCGTCTCACCGCTGCGCGCCGCCTCGATGGAGGCATTCAGGGCCAGCACGTTGGACTGGTCCGCCAGGTCCTTCACCGTGCGGGTGATGTCCCCGACCTGCCGCGTGCGCTGATGCAGCTCGGAGATGGTGCGCCCCATCTGCTCCACGTGCGAGCGGATGTGGGTGAGCCCACCCACACTGCCGGACACCGCTTCCTCGCCCGCCCGGCCGAACTCGGTGGCCCGCTGCGCCTCGCGCTGGATGGCCTCCACCCGCTTCGCCGCCGCCTTCGAGGCCTCCTGGAGTTGCTGCGCCGCGAGCTGCGTCTCGTGCAGCGCCACCGCCTGCTGCCCCACCGCCTCGTTCTGCACCGACGCGGACTCGGTGAGGTTCGTGGCGGCGGCCTCCAGTCGCTCGGACGAGGCGCGCAGCGCCAGCAGCATCGTGCGCAGCTGCGCCATCAGCGCCGAGAAGGAACCGGCGAGCTGGCCAATCTCGTCGTCCGAGCGCACCGTCAGCGTGCCGCGGAAGTCGCCCTCCGCCACCACGCGGGCCGTGGCGGCGGTCAGCTCGCGCAGGGGCGCCGTCAGCCGGCGGATCAACGTGAAGACCACCGCCCCCGCGACCAGCGCGAGCGCGCCGTTCAGCAAGAAGAGCCAGAGCAGGGAGCCGAAGGAGAACGCCTCGGAGCCGGACCGCAGCAGAGCCCCCGTGAGCGCCACGCTCACGGTGGTGAGGACGAAGATGACCAGGGAGATGGCCACCGACAAGCGCGCGGCAAGGCTGTGCGTCATTCGCTGCGAAGCCAAGGAGAGGGACACGAGGGGGAGCCGCCGAGCATACTCCGATCGGCACTCGGTTGTTGAGGGGTGCGCACTGAATTCACAGGTTGCGTGGTGGTCTGAATGACCCTGGTGGACCCGACACGGCTCCACGGGTCGTCCCCTCCAAGGTGACGTTTGCGGTCGTCCGTGGATCGCAATCTTGCGCCCGGACTCCGACACTGTCCGCGACGTTGGCTTGACGGGAGCGCGGCCCCTGCGCTCCCGTGTGCGCCATGCGCCTGCCCTCCCTGCTGTCGGCCATGGCCCTGCTCGCCCTCACGCCTGGCAGGCTGCGGGCGGAGGAAGCGCAAGGCGAGGTCCGGGCGAAGGCGGAGCCCGCCCCCACGCCGCGCAACTTCGGCAACCTTCGCGTCGGAGGCTCCACGGCCAACGGCAACGGCCGGCCCGAGCTGTGCCTGGAGCTGTCGCCGGTGTCCTTCCTCTCCGTGGAAGGCTGTGGCACGGGCAGTGGATTCCTGCACGGAGACCCGGAGCCGGAGGTGGCGCACTTCCGCGCCAAGCTGCGGCTCCTGTCCTTCGACGCCGAGGGCTGGGGCACCCTCCAGCCCTTCCTCGCCGCCGGCATGGCCGAGGCGCAGGTGGGCGAGGACGACCCGGGCTTCCAGTTCAACGGCACGGACGCGCGCCGCGTGTCCACGACGGGGCCGGAAATGGGCGTGGGGCTGCGCTTCCTGCGCCCGCTGGCCTCCGGCTTCGAGCTGGTGGGCGACTTCAACCTGGGCATGGCCTGGCTGCCACATGCCCCGGAGCTGGTGAAGCCCCAGGACACGTGGCTGCCCTCGGCCAGTCTTTCCTTCGGCGTGGGCTTCTGAAGCTCACGCGTCCGCGACGCGCAGCACCACGGCGGTGATGTTGTCCTTTCCACCGGCCTCGTACGCATCCGCGACAAGCGCGTCAGCCACCTCGCGCGCCGAGGACAGCGTCAGCCGCCGCAGCAGTCCCTCCATGCCCAGCGGCTCGTAGAGTCCGTCCGAGCACAGCAGGAACACGTCCCCGGGCTCCGGGCGCAGCCGCTGCACCGTGGGCTCCGCGTTGTCCGTGCCCAACGCGCGGGTGATGAGGTGCCGCCAGTTGCCCGAGCCGCCCGGCGGCTCCATGCCCGCGTCGCGCAGCTCCTCGATGAGCGAGTGGTCCCGCGTCAGCATCTCCAGCTTCCCCGCGCGCAGCCGGTACAGCCGGCTGTCACCCACGTGGGCCACGGCCGCGCCGTGCTCGCTCACCGCCAGGGCCACCACCGTGGAGGCCATCTCCCTCAGGCGGCCCACGCGCTGCGCCTGCAGGTTGCGCTGCGCCAGCGCCGAGCACGCCGACAACAGGTTCTCCTCCCGGCTGCGCCCCGGGTCCGGCACCGTGGGCCACGTGGAGTCCCGGTCCTGCTCCAGGCGCAGGCCGAAGCCCACGAAGGTGTCCACCACACAACGGCTGGCGACCTCTCCACCCTCCTGTCCGCCCAGCCCGTCCGCAACGACGAACAGCCCCAACTCCGGCAGGACGCAGTACGCGTCCTCGTTGTGCGGCCGCCGGCCAATGTGGCTCTGTCCCGCGCTGTCCATTCTCATGACTCCTCCTCGGGCCTCTCCCCAGCAAGCGGGAGGCCAGCGCCCGCTCCCCCGGTCGGGCTCTGGAACGGATACCTCCGTTCGGGCGCTCCTGGAGTGTGAGTGCCACAGGACCCCGACATCCAGGCCCCACCCGTTCGATGGCCGACGCTGCAAGCGCCTTCCATCCATCAACGCGCACCCCAGCGTGGGGTCGCCACCCCACACCGTGGGAGCCGGCCTGGAATTGAACACCTGAACGGAATGACGGCACACCTGATCGACTCGATGGAGCCCGGCACTCCCCGGACGACGGCGAATCAGCGGAGGCGCCCTGGCAACTTTCCTGGCGACCGCGCGACAATCCGGATGCGGCCACTCGTGCGTGCCGCGTGGGGTGCCCGATGTCCTCCATCCGTCGCGTACTGTCTGGCATCTCCTCCTCCATCTCCCGCGCCCGGCTGGACGTGGAGACGGAGCCCGTCACGCCGCTCACCCCGCGCGAGCCGCTGCAGCCGGTGGAGCACGTGCGGCGCGGCTTCTCCGACCAGAGCGACTTCCAGGTGGAAGGCGAGGACCCGGGCGCGTCGCTCGCCGCGGACGCGTCCGACTTCACGGGCCGCGCCTCGTCGTCCGGGCCCACGCCGGAGCAGCTCCGTGTGTTCTCCGGGGAGAGCTCCTTCGAGGCGGCGGGCACGCGCTCGCGCTATGCGCAGATGCTGGGCTCGCAGCTGCCGTCGTCGCTGGGCGCGCCCCAGGAGCGCTCGGGCGGCATGTCGCCGGTGTCGGGAGGCCGGGGCCGGGGCGTGGACGCGCCGGACATGGATGACCTGCTGTCGCCCGACGCGGCCGCGTGGGAGCTGCAGAACCTGGACACCTCCACGCCCAGCGTGGTGGAGCCGGAGGACCTGCTCTTCATGCTGGACCCGCCCGGCTCCGCGGGCCCCGCGGACCCCGTGCTC contains these protein-coding regions:
- a CDS encoding PP2C family protein-serine/threonine phosphatase, yielding MRMDSAGQSHIGRRPHNEDAYCVLPELGLFVVADGLGGQEGGEVASRCVVDTFVGFGLRLEQDRDSTWPTVPDPGRSREENLLSACSALAQRNLQAQRVGRLREMASTVVALAVSEHGAAVAHVGDSRLYRLRAGKLEMLTRDHSLIEELRDAGMEPPGGSGNWRHLITRALGTDNAEPTVQRLRPEPGDVFLLCSDGLYEPLGMEGLLRRLTLSSAREVADALVADAYEAGGKDNITAVVLRVADA
- a CDS encoding AraC family transcriptional regulator; this translates as MRFTVSAGGLSALLAYARGLGIETQGMLASAGLEEASLSGPEARVPQAAYNRVWDLVVEASGDEDFGLHFAERLDLDAFHVIGHLAAKSATVREALSRIVAYSRILHDAGRVELEAHGGLRFLYPGCRGLPHTWPRHIAEFSTASAVVLLRRITGQRGWTPTEVRFRHAEPRRQSEHRRLLGVSPRFGQPETLLAFPPDFLDTPIVTREPGVGSYLEAYARDVLSRLPSTEEDLPARVRHAIAQRLGNGAPPPDVEDVASQLALGARTLQRRLREQATTYAALVGEVQRAYAERYLADAGMTVAEVAFLTGFADVASFHRAFRRWTGTTPAAFRAALTPR
- a CDS encoding PQQ-binding-like beta-propeller repeat protein; the encoded protein is MRRWWGAVLGVCVWAGCSAEHGGGAVEAPAGEVAPAPEAPPSEAGDPVVEQEPPVGEPGDAGVPDEPTPPEACSGPDGTARLAWSHDAAWDQSVDFRGTMDADGRTYWTECDSAYWSDKDPSQLQCHLVSATREGAIRFRLLLPRNGLTAVHAVDAEKLYLTSASTTLSAQSLEDGRELWSADLAKLRTEDPQEARSFLIDSVSLGSPYVLAVVRNTFGDEDGKTLLVALRADTGAVAWTVLTPAVRTPVVLDAEGNVYGGSFDAAAGETTLFSYTREGRPRWQVRRVGELQPSSVEGGRLVLGRAEVADAATGATVATLATTTMVDGYFSLGQSSSAYGRVAFQAGGSLFLPAPPCTGAGCPTELHPGRTFLYGLSPEDGSPRWHRAVGAWPMSPLLTQRDSLLLIDRPAAEGCEESNSCVGDDSSSDSFLRELAVDDGRELAACALPGRAPYITPPALHEGRVVLGAWTNWLASNDWTRRMSIRAFDLSVSTGPATTGWVSAGGGNSRSGQATPRP
- a CDS encoding DUF4386 domain-containing protein, whose product is MRAERFVGWVMLLFPLAVNVPFGLLATRFDYPDVLRQPAAHVLTRFAEGGTSLVWTWYAYALLVVPYLAAVALLPRVLKAEDTARPLLRVATVLGVLSCAVQLLGLLRWTFVVPALASAYVAPGTDEAMRRALEVAFTLQHQLFGVMLGEHVGQLFLAGWTAGTCVAWVREGRGRWVAGLGVASALLFIVGLVDGLATVLPLSPGPLAQAPVVAFGLWCLWSLTMGVQLLRSGPDARTTRTRPAPGPSAHAAHAR